A single genomic interval of Bradyrhizobium sp. CCBAU 53338 harbors:
- the istA gene encoding IS21 family transposase has protein sequence MTYRLTLSPEAAAAKAGFSKASAYRIEDDLRLPSQKKVPRGRRRSDPLVPYWDAEIVPILKAAPGIRVIGVLDELRRRHPDLNPNIRRTLERRINAWRALNGPEQDVIFRQEHEPGRLGLSDFTDTSPLGIAIAGETLDHRLYHFRLAFSGFEHAHVVLGGESFVALAEGLQNALWALGGVPREHRSDSLSAAFRNLAADAREDLTQRYAALMGHYGMAPTRNNAGIAHENGSIESAHGHLKRALEDALLLRGTRDFISLDAYRAFVDEIVGRRNANLAKRIALEKEALAPLPKGRTTDFEEKVIPVTSSGGFILRRVFYTVPSRLIGHRLRVRIFDDRLECFLGVTPVGTLRRGRPVSENHGGHVVDYRHVIHALRRKPMALVNLVYRDQLFPRAAYKRLFETLREHGDDRRACKVTVELLALAHERACEAELAEAIATALDAGRLPDLAALRDRFRPEAASIPSVAVKLASLDVYDELASVSVVSAHSNLGGAA, from the coding sequence ATGACCTACCGACTGACATTGTCTCCCGAGGCCGCGGCGGCCAAGGCGGGGTTCTCGAAAGCGAGCGCGTATCGGATCGAGGACGATTTGCGCCTGCCATCGCAGAAGAAGGTGCCGAGAGGCCGGCGACGGTCCGATCCGCTCGTGCCCTATTGGGACGCCGAGATCGTTCCGATCCTGAAGGCTGCGCCCGGCATCCGCGTGATCGGCGTGCTGGACGAGCTGCGCCGTCGGCATCCCGACCTCAACCCCAACATCCGACGCACGCTGGAGCGGCGCATCAATGCCTGGCGGGCGCTCAATGGCCCTGAACAGGACGTGATCTTCCGCCAGGAGCACGAGCCCGGTCGTCTGGGTCTGTCCGACTTTACCGATACAAGCCCGCTCGGCATTGCCATTGCTGGTGAGACGCTCGATCACCGGCTCTACCACTTCCGGCTGGCGTTCTCCGGCTTTGAGCATGCCCATGTCGTGCTCGGCGGCGAAAGCTTCGTCGCCCTGGCCGAGGGCTTGCAGAACGCCCTGTGGGCGCTCGGCGGCGTTCCGCGGGAGCATCGCAGCGACAGCCTGTCGGCAGCATTCCGCAATCTGGCGGCCGACGCGCGGGAGGATCTGACACAGCGCTACGCCGCGCTGATGGGCCACTACGGCATGGCGCCAACGCGCAACAATGCGGGCATTGCACACGAGAACGGCTCGATCGAGAGCGCGCACGGTCATCTCAAACGAGCGCTGGAGGATGCGCTGTTGCTGCGGGGCACGCGCGACTTCATCAGTCTCGATGCCTACCGGGCTTTTGTCGACGAGATTGTCGGCCGGCGCAACGCCAACCTCGCTAAGCGGATCGCGCTCGAAAAGGAAGCACTGGCGCCACTGCCGAAAGGCCGCACGACCGACTTCGAGGAGAAGGTGATCCCGGTGACGTCGTCAGGCGGCTTCATCCTGCGGCGCGTGTTCTACACTGTGCCTTCAAGACTGATTGGCCATCGCCTGCGTGTGCGCATCTTCGACGACCGGCTCGAATGCTTCCTCGGCGTCACGCCGGTCGGGACGCTGCGGCGCGGGCGGCCTGTGTCGGAGAACCACGGCGGGCATGTCGTTGATTATCGGCACGTCATCCATGCCCTGCGGCGCAAGCCGATGGCGCTCGTCAATCTCGTCTATCGCGATCAGCTCTTCCCGCGCGCGGCTTACAAGCGCCTCTTCGAGACCTTGCGGGAGCATGGCGACGACCGGCGCGCCTGCAAGGTGACGGTCGAGCTTCTGGCTCTGGCCCATGAGCGAGCCTGCGAAGCCGAGCTCGCCGAGGCGATCGCGACCGCTCTCGATGCCGGACGGTTACCCGATCTTGCGGCATTGCGCGATCGCTTCCGACCCGAGGCGGCCTCGATCCCGAGTGTCGCCGTCAAGCTGGCGTCGCTCGACGTCTACGATGAGCTGGCCTCCGTCAGCGTCGTGTCGGCCCACTCGAACCTGGGAGGAGCAGCATGA